In the genome of Phycisphaerae bacterium, one region contains:
- a CDS encoding glycosyltransferase family 2 protein, which produces MNRLPALSIFFPCYNEEANVERLTRASVEAARKYAETFEIIIVNDGSKDGTAALAERLAAETPEVRAVHNNPNLGYGGAVARGLREARMQWIFFTDGDGQFDVNEIGKLVELLERCDFAVGYRIKRADPFVRKVNAFCWGTLVRMVFGLKVRDIDCAFKLLPKSLIDSIELKSTGALISTELLARAKYRGLRIAEVGVNHYPRVAGQQTGANIKVILRAFRELFKLRRHIRSEGLPAKR; this is translated from the coding sequence ATGAATCGACTGCCGGCCCTGTCCATTTTCTTTCCTTGCTACAACGAGGAGGCCAACGTCGAGCGGCTGACCCGCGCGAGCGTGGAGGCGGCGCGGAAATACGCCGAGACGTTCGAGATCATCATCGTCAACGACGGCAGCAAGGACGGCACGGCCGCCCTCGCGGAGCGGCTCGCGGCGGAGACCCCGGAGGTCCGGGCGGTCCACAACAACCCCAACCTCGGCTACGGCGGAGCGGTCGCGCGAGGGCTGCGCGAGGCGCGGATGCAGTGGATCTTTTTCACCGACGGCGACGGGCAGTTCGACGTGAACGAGATCGGCAAGCTGGTGGAGCTGTTGGAGCGGTGCGACTTCGCGGTCGGCTATCGCATCAAGCGGGCGGACCCGTTCGTTCGCAAGGTGAACGCGTTCTGCTGGGGGACGCTGGTCCGCATGGTCTTCGGTCTGAAGGTCCGCGACATCGACTGCGCGTTCAAGCTCCTGCCCAAGTCGCTGATCGACTCGATCGAACTGAAAAGCACGGGCGCACTCATCAGCACGGAGCTGCTCGCCCGCGCGAAATATCGCGGGCTGCGGATCGCCGAGGTCGGCGTGAACCACTATCCCCGCGTCGCCGGCCAACAGACGGGCGCGAACATCAAGGTCATCCTCCGCGCATTCCGCGAACTCTTCAAACTCCGGAGGCATATTCGGAGCGAGGGGTTGCCTGCTAAGAGGTAA
- a CDS encoding MBL fold metallo-hydrolase produces MIRNVARNVWQICTFPPNAINAYLVEDVLIDCGTRWDAKRLLRAVDGVDLKLVALTHVHPDHQGSAKAICETRRCLLACHEADRAAMEGREPMGPPGRAIRFSSNMMAGPPHPVDRVLKDGDEIAGFRVIETPGHTMGHVIFFREFDRVAIAGDVATSMNLFTTLPGLHEPPKFFCVDAALNRHAIRRLAALNPETVLFGHGPPWRDPDKLNRFAGRLT; encoded by the coding sequence ATGATCCGTAACGTCGCCCGGAACGTCTGGCAGATATGCACTTTCCCGCCCAACGCGATCAACGCCTATCTCGTCGAAGATGTGCTGATCGACTGCGGTACGCGGTGGGACGCCAAGCGGCTGCTTCGCGCGGTCGATGGTGTTGACCTCAAGCTCGTCGCGCTGACGCACGTTCACCCGGATCACCAGGGCAGCGCCAAGGCGATCTGCGAAACGCGCCGCTGCCTGCTCGCCTGCCACGAGGCCGACCGCGCGGCGATGGAGGGTCGCGAGCCGATGGGGCCGCCCGGCCGGGCGATTCGATTCTCCAGCAACATGATGGCCGGTCCGCCCCACCCGGTCGACCGCGTCCTCAAGGACGGCGATGAGATTGCCGGCTTTCGCGTTATCGAGACGCCCGGTCACACCATGGGCCACGTCATCTTCTTCCGCGAGTTCGACCGCGTGGCCATCGCCGGCGACGTAGCAACGAGCATGAACCTCTTTACGACGCTGCCCGGTCTGCATGAGCCGCCCAAGTTCTTCTGCGTCGATGCGGCCCTCAACCGCCACGCGATCCGCAGGCTCGCGGCGTTAAACCCCGAGACGGTCCTCTTCGGCCACGGGCCTCCTTGGCGCGATCCCGACAAGCTCAATCGCTTCGCGGGACGATTGACGTAG
- a CDS encoding CAP domain-containing protein, producing MPHSAPIKAIVFCLLLATGLGSPGCETAPPAIPGSNTVGGATDQNAGQQTSGTPTASVSVSILEQLSLERINRARLRPAAEAQSSGIALDEGVPGQIDATPKQPLAMNAALVQSARSHSQDMIARDYFAHNSPEGVTPFTRMDDAGYLFVSASENLAWRGSTGSIDEVQVVEQEHTDLFVDEDIDGRGHRVTMLSGVFREVGVGIVRGIFTKDGQNFDSIMQTQDYGTPQGSPTFVLGVVYNDSNSNGRYDAGEGANGSVVTLDAVSKTTNSAGGYSFVVGQAGTYTLRFSANRSQELDINAGSPNIKVDFVGGSQIVVNLGLGPLN from the coding sequence GTGCCACACTCCGCGCCGATCAAGGCCATTGTCTTTTGCCTGTTACTGGCGACCGGTCTTGGGTCGCCCGGGTGCGAAACCGCGCCGCCCGCAATCCCCGGAAGCAACACCGTCGGCGGGGCCACCGATCAAAACGCGGGTCAGCAGACTTCCGGCACCCCCACCGCGTCGGTCAGCGTTTCAATACTGGAACAGCTTTCGCTCGAGCGGATCAACCGCGCCCGCCTTCGCCCGGCAGCCGAGGCGCAATCCTCGGGCATCGCGCTGGACGAAGGCGTGCCGGGACAGATCGACGCCACGCCCAAGCAGCCTTTGGCGATGAACGCGGCGCTCGTGCAATCCGCCCGGTCGCACAGCCAGGACATGATCGCGCGGGACTATTTCGCGCATAACTCGCCGGAGGGGGTCACGCCGTTTACGCGGATGGACGATGCGGGATATCTGTTCGTCAGTGCCAGTGAAAACCTGGCCTGGCGCGGCTCGACCGGCAGCATCGACGAGGTACAGGTCGTCGAGCAGGAGCACACAGATTTGTTCGTGGACGAGGACATCGACGGTCGCGGGCATCGGGTAACCATGCTCAGCGGCGTATTTCGCGAGGTGGGCGTGGGAATTGTCCGGGGGATCTTCACGAAAGACGGCCAGAACTTCGACTCGATCATGCAGACGCAAGACTATGGCACTCCCCAGGGTTCGCCTACTTTTGTGCTCGGCGTCGTATACAACGATTCCAATTCCAACGGCCGGTACGACGCGGGGGAGGGCGCGAACGGGTCGGTCGTAACGCTCGACGCCGTGTCCAAGACCACGAATTCGGCGGGGGGCTACTCGTTCGTGGTGGGCCAGGCCGGCACCTATACGCTCCGTTTTTCCGCCAATCGTTCGCAGGAGCTGGACATCAACGCCGGTTCGCCGAACATCAAGGTGGACTTTGTCGGCGGATCGCAGATCGTCGTCAATCTTGGATTGGGACCGTTGAATTGA
- a CDS encoding (Fe-S)-binding protein: MSPIFMGFLLLAGWGLFAAQMRRRWRLMTLGPGQNRLDQIGERLRRTWEYAFAQKRMRRYWWAGIAHQLIFLGFMVLLLRTLILWGRGFDEGFDFWLFGADQPLGMIYSVLKDIFAVLVLAGTVVFFYYRLVVKPPRLSKGFEGILILLIIATMMLADILYDGASLALTAPVGANSVPFHFAEPAGSIVAKPLVGMSDDALDFLRHLGFWTHGILVLVFLNLLPVSKHFHVITAIPNVFTQSLAPRGRLPHLPDIEGKLEREETLGVKRIEQWSWKAVLDFYTCTECGRCSDHCPATNTGKLLSPKHLTLDLRDFLYKNEKKLTGAGGPSAVGRVPPADSTSQVVDGAEGGNGNGELPELVPDVIKPEVIWACTTCGACETECPVFITYVDKIIEMRRNLVMEKSEFPGELQNAFRGMETNSNPWNFPSSDRAGWAADLNIPRMSEKPDAAVLFWVGCSASFDDRAKKIARATAQLLKTAGVDFAILAEQEQCTGDPARRAGNEFLFQMLAQANVETLNGYKPKTIVTTCPHCFNTLLNEYPDFGGHFNVVHHSTYLSQLVAEGKLKPSHRVDAKVAYHDSCYLGRYNEVYEPPRDVLRAIPGLTVLEPKETRDRGMCCGAGGAQMFKEEEHARPGATGERVNERRTDQLLETKPDMVASACPFCQRMLIDGLAGRQRAEVQQYDVAELLWKAVGENTIQ; the protein is encoded by the coding sequence ATGAGCCCGATCTTCATGGGATTCTTGCTGCTGGCGGGCTGGGGCCTGTTCGCCGCGCAGATGCGCCGCCGCTGGCGGTTGATGACACTCGGGCCGGGGCAGAATCGGCTCGATCAAATCGGCGAACGATTGCGCCGCACTTGGGAATACGCCTTCGCGCAGAAGCGCATGCGCCGCTACTGGTGGGCGGGCATCGCTCATCAACTCATATTCCTCGGATTCATGGTTCTGTTGTTGCGGACTTTGATCCTCTGGGGGCGGGGATTCGACGAGGGTTTTGATTTCTGGCTCTTCGGCGCGGACCAGCCGCTCGGGATGATCTACTCCGTCCTGAAAGACATCTTCGCCGTGCTCGTCCTCGCAGGCACGGTCGTGTTCTTCTATTACCGTCTCGTCGTCAAACCCCCGCGGCTCTCCAAGGGTTTCGAGGGCATCCTGATCCTGCTCATCATCGCCACGATGATGCTGGCGGACATCCTCTACGACGGCGCGTCGCTGGCCCTGACCGCCCCGGTGGGGGCGAATTCCGTCCCGTTTCATTTCGCCGAACCCGCCGGTTCGATCGTGGCCAAACCGCTCGTCGGAATGTCGGACGACGCGCTCGATTTTCTGCGCCACCTGGGCTTCTGGACGCATGGCATTCTCGTACTCGTCTTTTTGAACCTGTTGCCCGTTTCCAAACACTTCCACGTCATCACGGCCATCCCCAACGTCTTCACCCAAAGCCTCGCGCCCCGCGGCCGGCTGCCCCACCTTCCGGACATCGAGGGCAAGCTCGAACGCGAAGAGACGCTCGGCGTCAAACGCATCGAGCAATGGTCGTGGAAGGCCGTGCTGGATTTCTACACCTGCACCGAGTGCGGCCGGTGCAGCGACCACTGCCCGGCAACGAACACGGGCAAGCTGCTGTCGCCGAAGCACCTGACCCTCGATCTGCGGGATTTTCTCTACAAGAACGAGAAAAAATTGACCGGCGCCGGGGGACCGAGCGCTGTAGGGCGGGTTCCACCCGCCGATTCGACGAGCCAAGTGGTCGACGGCGCGGAAGGCGGCAATGGCAACGGGGAATTGCCGGAGTTGGTCCCCGACGTGATCAAGCCGGAGGTAATCTGGGCGTGCACCACCTGCGGAGCGTGCGAAACCGAATGCCCGGTATTCATCACGTACGTCGACAAGATCATCGAAATGCGCCGAAATCTGGTGATGGAAAAGTCCGAGTTCCCCGGCGAGTTGCAGAACGCGTTTCGCGGCATGGAGACGAATTCCAATCCGTGGAACTTCCCGTCCTCCGACCGCGCGGGTTGGGCGGCGGATTTGAACATCCCGCGAATGAGCGAGAAGCCCGACGCGGCCGTGCTCTTCTGGGTCGGCTGCTCGGCGTCATTCGATGATCGCGCCAAGAAGATCGCCCGCGCGACGGCGCAGCTCCTCAAGACGGCGGGGGTGGATTTCGCCATTCTCGCTGAGCAGGAACAATGCACCGGCGACCCCGCTCGCCGCGCGGGCAACGAATTTCTCTTCCAGATGCTCGCCCAGGCCAACGTCGAGACGCTCAACGGCTACAAGCCCAAAACCATCGTCACAACCTGCCCGCACTGCTTCAACACGCTGCTCAACGAATACCCCGACTTCGGCGGTCACTTCAACGTCGTGCATCATTCGACCTATTTGTCGCAGCTCGTGGCCGAGGGGAAGCTGAAGCCGTCCCATCGCGTCGATGCGAAGGTGGCCTATCACGACTCGTGCTATCTCGGCCGCTACAACGAAGTCTATGAGCCGCCTCGCGACGTGCTCCGCGCGATTCCCGGCCTGACGGTCCTGGAGCCGAAGGAGACTCGCGACCGCGGGATGTGCTGCGGAGCCGGCGGCGCGCAGATGTTCAAGGAGGAGGAACACGCCCGGCCCGGCGCGACCGGCGAGCGCGTGAACGAGCGGCGCACCGATCAACTCCTGGAGACAAAGCCCGACATGGTCGCCTCGGCCTGCCCCTTCTGCCAGCGGATGCTCATCGACGGGTTGGCGGGTCGGCAGCGCGCGGAGGTGCAGCAGTACGACGTGGCGGAATTGCTGTGGAAGGCTGTTGGGGAAAACACAATTCAGTGA
- a CDS encoding trypsin-like peptidase domain-containing protein, giving the protein MTIRYFFGGLVALGLIAETVLAAPRAERVTPVVRVFKECSPAVVNLSTTAVVTVQPRIGIPDMFHEMFDFPTIRPRSYTTHSVGSGFLIHEDGYLVTNAHVVERAAECKAVFADGTELSAIAVASDPASDLAVLKVDAPKPLPFLKMGKSDDLMPGETVIAIGNPLGYQHTVTSGVISAINRELRFSSDRVYSGLIQTDASINPGNSGGPLLNIFGELIGINSAIRGDAQNIGFAIPVDRLHDLLPSMLDLERLRRVRFGLHFDSDGDHGSVAGVRVKSVDQDSPAAAAGVLPGDIVTAIEGKPTGQFMDAFGILSGAKTGRRLDLEVAREGGKRRKVEVLLAEVPVADNAERMKAHFGLTVRDLTAADLKRIGLRRPVGLLVTDVQRGTSAAEGGVERGDIITMFGGWPVTSLESLGQLIEQVTPRDRIPFQLLRVRGESFTRFELGLRAK; this is encoded by the coding sequence ATGACGATTCGGTACTTCTTCGGGGGCTTGGTCGCTCTCGGTTTGATTGCGGAGACGGTGCTGGCCGCTCCCCGGGCGGAGCGCGTGACTCCGGTCGTTCGCGTGTTCAAGGAGTGCAGCCCTGCCGTCGTCAACCTGTCCACAACGGCGGTGGTGACGGTGCAGCCGCGGATCGGCATTCCGGACATGTTCCACGAGATGTTCGACTTTCCGACGATCCGGCCGCGCAGCTATACCACACACAGTGTGGGGTCGGGGTTTCTCATTCATGAGGACGGGTACCTCGTGACGAACGCCCACGTCGTCGAGCGCGCGGCGGAATGCAAGGCAGTCTTTGCGGATGGGACGGAACTTTCGGCCATCGCGGTGGCCAGCGATCCGGCGAGCGATCTGGCGGTGCTGAAGGTGGATGCGCCCAAGCCGCTGCCGTTTCTGAAAATGGGGAAGAGCGACGATTTGATGCCCGGTGAGACGGTCATCGCCATCGGCAATCCGCTGGGATACCAGCACACGGTGACGTCGGGGGTGATCAGCGCGATCAACCGGGAGCTGCGGTTCAGCAGCGATCGGGTGTATTCGGGGCTGATCCAGACGGACGCGTCGATCAACCCGGGCAATTCCGGGGGGCCGCTGCTCAATATCTTCGGAGAGCTGATCGGCATCAATTCGGCGATTCGCGGCGATGCGCAGAACATCGGGTTCGCCATCCCGGTCGACCGGCTGCACGATTTGCTTCCGTCGATGCTCGACTTGGAGCGCCTGCGGCGGGTGCGGTTCGGCCTGCACTTCGACAGCGACGGGGACCATGGGTCGGTCGCCGGCGTCCGGGTGAAATCGGTCGACCAGGATTCGCCGGCGGCCGCGGCTGGGGTCCTTCCCGGGGACATCGTGACGGCGATCGAAGGGAAACCGACGGGCCAATTCATGGACGCGTTCGGCATCCTGAGCGGGGCAAAGACAGGTCGGCGGCTCGATCTCGAAGTGGCGCGGGAAGGCGGTAAACGCCGAAAAGTGGAAGTATTGTTGGCAGAAGTGCCCGTGGCCGACAACGCCGAGCGCATGAAGGCGCACTTCGGCCTGACCGTTCGCGATCTGACCGCGGCGGATCTGAAGCGCATCGGGCTTCGCCGGCCGGTCGGGCTGCTGGTGACGGACGTTCAGCGCGGGACGAGCGCGGCGGAGGGCGGCGTCGAACGCGGCGATATCATCACAATGTTCGGCGGCTGGCCGGTGACGTCGCTGGAGTCGCTGGGGCAGCTCATCGAGCAGGTTACGCCGCGCGATCGGATCCCGTTTCAGTTGCTGCGCGTTCGGGGCGAGAGTTTTACGCGGTTCGAGTTGGGGCTGCGAGCGAAGTAG
- a CDS encoding zinc ribbon domain-containing protein: MTPRESTLVRPYPGSDGALRSRFLYWMATSVSLVLLVAWCFSILGFIRYDHVSKTSEWSGYVGRGFFSWWYEEVPGSGSGPLRVESDFLFGWHPARRIPVSRALGLRFPERISTGTYRGVAIPLWLPWTAVSLPLGIATIRKVLVRRRTASAITMRRHSMQVSLLVAAPIYLVSIVGLSWLLDVMASYFGWYIPSGRVGMLSLAVTMFVVLFVPYLVARYVHHKVRWRRLEDANLCVACGYDLTGNVSGRCPECGTACQPLSPR, encoded by the coding sequence ATGACCCCCCGCGAATCGACGCTGGTTCGACCTTACCCGGGCAGCGACGGCGCCCTGCGATCTCGATTCCTATATTGGATGGCGACGAGCGTCAGCCTGGTCCTCCTTGTGGCCTGGTGCTTCAGCATCCTTGGCTTTATTCGATATGACCATGTTTCGAAAACCTCAGAATGGAGCGGCTACGTCGGACGCGGCTTTTTTTCATGGTGGTACGAGGAGGTCCCGGGATCGGGATCCGGCCCCCTGAGAGTCGAATCGGATTTCTTGTTTGGTTGGCACCCGGCGCGTCGGATCCCCGTTTCGCGGGCGCTGGGATTGCGATTTCCGGAACGAATCTCCACTGGAACCTACCGCGGTGTTGCGATCCCCCTTTGGCTGCCGTGGACGGCGGTCTCGCTGCCGTTGGGGATAGCGACAATACGAAAGGTTCTGGTGCGCAGGCGAACCGCGTCGGCGATCACGATGCGGCGGCATTCGATGCAAGTCAGTCTCTTGGTGGCGGCGCCCATTTATCTGGTTTCGATCGTCGGTCTATCCTGGCTGCTCGATGTCATGGCAAGCTACTTCGGCTGGTATATCCCCAGCGGGCGCGTGGGGATGCTGAGCCTGGCGGTCACCATGTTCGTGGTGCTGTTTGTCCCCTATCTCGTCGCGCGATATGTGCATCACAAGGTGCGCTGGCGAAGATTGGAGGACGCTAATTTGTGCGTCGCGTGTGGGTACGATCTGACGGGAAACGTCAGCGGGCGATGCCCGGAGTGCGGGACGGCGTGCCAGCCCCTTAGCCCCCGGTGA
- a CDS encoding DUF5678 domain-containing protein → MINTKDCDWLAEHGLELSALYPNKWIAVRDGEVIGVGDTVAQAHDQALRRRPERDFILEQINLDVDIPHVE, encoded by the coding sequence ATGATCAACACGAAAGATTGTGATTGGTTGGCCGAACATGGGCTGGAACTTTCCGCCCTCTATCCGAATAAATGGATTGCCGTTCGCGACGGCGAGGTTATCGGCGTTGGCGACACGGTCGCGCAGGCTCACGATCAAGCCCTAAGGCGACGCCCGGAGCGCGACTTTATCCTCGAACAGATCAACCTCGACGTGGACATTCCGCATGTTGAGTAG
- a CDS encoding aldo/keto reductase encodes MKLRKLGNTGVYVSELCLGTMNFGMADWGIDAAASLPIFKAYFDAGGNFIDTADVYSKGVSEEICAQAIAGRRDRVIVATKGHFPVVKKFGDPPEHENATGSSRRHLTAALHDSLRRLKTDYIDLYQVHCWDNVTPIEETLSTLNDFVRSGKVRYVGLSNFDAWHIAESRQLCIRHQWEPFVTAQMQYSLICRDIERAVVPVCEKYGIGLLPWSPLGGGVLSGKYGRDLKGPRDSRFGETADAANAWRKQFVNERNLDIVDAVKAVARECETTPATLATAWVLGRPMVSSVIIGPKSLEQWKSALAACAVKVSPEQWKRLDEVSEPLPTYPHQFIAKTARNSVT; translated from the coding sequence ATGAAGCTCCGCAAACTCGGCAACACCGGCGTCTATGTCTCCGAACTGTGCCTCGGCACGATGAATTTCGGCATGGCCGATTGGGGCATCGACGCGGCGGCAAGCCTGCCGATCTTCAAGGCCTACTTCGACGCGGGCGGCAATTTCATCGACACGGCCGACGTGTACAGCAAGGGCGTCAGCGAGGAAATCTGCGCGCAGGCCATCGCCGGTCGGCGCGACCGCGTCATTGTCGCGACCAAGGGGCATTTCCCCGTCGTCAAGAAGTTCGGCGATCCGCCGGAGCATGAGAACGCGACGGGCTCGTCGCGGCGGCACCTGACGGCGGCGCTGCACGATAGCCTCCGCCGGCTCAAGACGGACTATATCGACCTGTACCAGGTGCACTGCTGGGACAACGTGACGCCGATCGAAGAGACGCTCAGTACGCTGAACGACTTCGTCCGCAGCGGCAAGGTCCGCTACGTCGGCTTGTCCAACTTCGACGCCTGGCACATCGCCGAATCGCGGCAGCTCTGCATCCGCCATCAGTGGGAGCCGTTCGTCACGGCGCAGATGCAGTACAGCCTCATCTGCCGCGACATCGAGCGCGCCGTCGTGCCGGTCTGCGAGAAATACGGCATCGGCCTGCTGCCCTGGAGCCCGCTGGGCGGCGGCGTGCTCTCCGGCAAGTACGGCCGCGACCTAAAGGGGCCGAGGGATTCGCGCTTCGGCGAAACGGCCGACGCGGCCAATGCCTGGCGGAAGCAGTTCGTGAACGAGCGGAACCTGGACATCGTCGATGCAGTGAAGGCGGTCGCGCGGGAGTGCGAGACGACGCCCGCGACGCTGGCGACGGCGTGGGTGCTGGGCCGACCGATGGTGAGCAGCGTGATCATCGGCCCGAAGTCGCTGGAACAGTGGAAGTCGGCCCTCGCGGCATGCGCGGTGAAGGTCTCGCCGGAACAGTGGAAGCGCCTGGACGAAGTGAGCGAGCCGTTGCCGACGTATCCGCATCAGTTTATTGCGAAGACGGCGCGGAACAGCGTGACGTAA
- a CDS encoding DUF1579 family protein, with the protein MTRSWRILTVGLCAAAAAVGCAKPQNMDPSAMKMPSRPAELDRLESWVGTWQSTGEMKGADGKTMHITGNSTIGWECDRTVLVEKMEGTCEEMKEMKMMGMGVYTWDAHEKEYETAYYDNMGTAADGDMTYNESTKTWKMTGEGYNPMHGQNTHWVGEVKFPDSSTMEWTWATYDAWKMKKLEEGKGTAKRM; encoded by the coding sequence ATGACGCGAAGTTGGCGAATCCTTACGGTCGGCTTATGTGCTGCCGCCGCGGCGGTCGGTTGCGCGAAGCCTCAAAACATGGACCCCTCGGCCATGAAGATGCCGTCCCGCCCGGCGGAGCTCGACCGGCTCGAGTCGTGGGTGGGAACCTGGCAATCGACCGGCGAGATGAAAGGCGCCGACGGCAAGACCATGCACATCACCGGCAATTCCACGATCGGCTGGGAATGCGACCGCACCGTACTCGTTGAGAAGATGGAGGGGACTTGCGAGGAAATGAAAGAAATGAAGATGATGGGCATGGGCGTCTATACCTGGGATGCGCATGAGAAGGAGTACGAGACCGCCTATTATGACAATATGGGGACGGCCGCCGATGGCGACATGACGTACAACGAGTCCACCAAGACCTGGAAGATGACCGGCGAGGGTTACAACCCCATGCACGGCCAAAACACGCACTGGGTCGGCGAAGTGAAGTTCCCCGACAGCAGCACGATGGAATGGACCTGGGCGACGTATGACGCCTGGAAAATGAAGAAGCTCGAAGAAGGCAAGGGCACCGCCAAGCGGATGTAA
- a CDS encoding glycerate kinase — MANSGRRVVVAPCSFKGVLSAREAAEAMAGGIRRARPEARIDVVPMADGGEGTLDVLVDAHKGNRRRVAAHGPLGEPIEAPVGLIRHATSAVIELASIAGYAMVPPERRDPLKTSTIGVGEVIRAAVESEIDEIILTLGGSATVEGGAGMMQALGMIFFDREGRLMEPPITGGDLERIGRISWDHPPANMENVQFTIATDVLNPVCGSNGAAAVFGPQKGADANGVRVLEAGLSNWAELLEGICRRRIRDEPGTGAAGGVALPLLALTSAMIVPGVDLVAEATGLAAKIAEADLVITGEGCLDRQSMMGKVVGAVGRMCNAADVPCLAIVGKTGEGVEECRAVLVNWYTLDAPMEQTGARLVDAAHHVAAENL, encoded by the coding sequence ATGGCGAATAGTGGAAGGAGAGTCGTCGTTGCTCCGTGCAGCTTCAAAGGCGTGTTGAGCGCTCGGGAGGCGGCGGAAGCGATGGCTGGAGGGATTCGCCGGGCGCGGCCGGAAGCGCGGATCGACGTCGTACCGATGGCGGATGGCGGCGAGGGCACGCTGGACGTCCTGGTCGATGCCCATAAAGGCAATCGGCGACGCGTCGCGGCGCATGGGCCGCTGGGCGAGCCGATCGAGGCGCCGGTCGGGCTGATTCGCCATGCCACGAGCGCCGTCATCGAATTGGCGAGCATCGCGGGGTATGCGATGGTGCCGCCGGAGCGGCGAGATCCCTTGAAGACGAGCACCATCGGCGTCGGCGAGGTCATCCGCGCGGCCGTCGAGAGCGAAATCGACGAGATCATCCTGACGCTCGGCGGCAGCGCGACGGTCGAGGGCGGGGCGGGGATGATGCAGGCCCTGGGGATGATCTTCTTCGATCGGGAGGGCCGGTTGATGGAGCCGCCAATTACGGGCGGCGATCTGGAGCGGATCGGGCGAATCAGTTGGGACCACCCGCCGGCGAACATGGAAAACGTGCAGTTTACCATAGCAACGGATGTGTTGAATCCGGTCTGCGGCTCCAACGGTGCCGCCGCGGTGTTCGGGCCTCAGAAGGGCGCGGATGCAAACGGGGTGCGGGTACTCGAAGCGGGGCTCTCGAACTGGGCGGAACTCCTCGAGGGGATTTGCCGACGAAGAATCCGCGACGAGCCGGGGACGGGAGCGGCGGGCGGCGTGGCCCTGCCGCTGCTCGCCCTGACGAGCGCGATGATCGTGCCCGGCGTCGATCTGGTCGCCGAGGCGACGGGACTGGCGGCGAAGATTGCTGAGGCGGACCTGGTGATTACGGGCGAGGGCTGCCTGGATCGGCAATCGATGATGGGCAAAGTCGTGGGAGCGGTCGGGCGGATGTGCAATGCGGCGGACGTGCCGTGCCTTGCGATCGTTGGGAAGACCGGCGAGGGGGTTGAGGAGTGCCGCGCGGTGCTGGTGAACTGGTACACACTCGATGCCCCGATGGAACAGACCGGGGCGCGCTTAGTGGATGCGGCCCATCACGTCGCCGCTGAGAATCTTTAA